A genomic stretch from Cloacibacterium caeni includes:
- a CDS encoding glycosyltransferase family 2 protein has translation MKFLIIIPAHNEEENILPCLESLKNQTFQDFKCVIVNDGSTDKTHEIVEKFLENNLKFRIYNLKLSKHEPGAKVVRTFNKGLESENVENFDVVCKFDADIIFPENYLEKINEVYEKNPKAGMVSGLVYIQKGFDSAQPDKNDFTTLQLHDFTNQNEWIFENLSSKNHVRGPIKSYRKELFLKMKGLRAVLGWDNIDVMLCKMHRFETVTLQDLWVKHLRPTAYKYKSQKAQKLGEYFYNIGLNFPLAAISSAKSSWKNKSVSEFFITMKSFLKQKNPRVLSQEEIAFIRDLRLSEMFKKIMKS, from the coding sequence ATGAAGTTTCTCATTATAATTCCCGCTCACAACGAAGAAGAAAACATACTTCCGTGTTTAGAATCGCTGAAAAATCAGACGTTTCAGGATTTTAAATGCGTCATTGTGAACGACGGTTCTACCGATAAAACTCATGAAATTGTAGAAAAATTTTTAGAAAATAATTTAAAATTTAGAATCTATAATCTAAAATTATCAAAGCACGAACCCGGCGCAAAAGTCGTGAGAACTTTTAATAAAGGTTTAGAATCCGAAAATGTAGAAAATTTTGATGTGGTTTGTAAATTTGATGCAGATATTATTTTTCCTGAAAATTATTTAGAAAAGATAAACGAAGTTTACGAAAAAAATCCAAAAGCAGGTATGGTCTCTGGTTTGGTTTATATCCAAAAAGGCTTCGACTCCGCTCAGCCTGACAAAAACGACTTTACAACTTTACAGCTTCACGATTTTACCAACCAAAATGAATGGATTTTCGAAAATCTGTCTTCTAAAAATCACGTTCGTGGTCCTATAAAGTCTTACCGAAAAGAATTATTTCTGAAAATGAAAGGTTTGAGAGCGGTTCTCGGTTGGGATAATATAGATGTGATGTTGTGTAAAATGCACAGATTTGAAACAGTAACACTTCAAGACCTTTGGGTGAAACATCTTCGCCCAACTGCCTATAAATATAAATCTCAAAAAGCCCAGAAATTGGGAGAATATTTTTATAATATTGGTCTTAATTTTCCATTAGCTGCAATTTCTTCCGCAAAATCTTCTTGGAAAAATAAATCGGTTTCAGAGTTTTTTATCACCATGAAATCATTTTTGAAGCAGAAAAATCCTAGAGTTTTAAGCCAAGAAGAAATTGCGTTTATCAGAGATTTACGTTTGAGTGAAATGTTTAAAAAAATTATGAAATCATAA
- a CDS encoding YciI family protein, giving the protein MKTVVLYETAPDTTMEKMMEVFPAHQANEEIFVKAGKILGIGPFAIPGEGAMAIFTDRESAEEFVKGDPFVTTGLVSKVIIKEWHDELM; this is encoded by the coding sequence ATGAAAACAGTAGTCCTTTACGAAACCGCACCAGATACGACTATGGAGAAAATGATGGAAGTTTTTCCTGCGCATCAAGCCAATGAAGAAATCTTTGTGAAAGCTGGAAAAATATTGGGAATTGGTCCGTTTGCAATTCCGGGAGAAGGAGCGATGGCGATTTTCACCGACAGAGAATCAGCAGAAGAATTTGTAAAAGGCGACCCTTTTGTAACCACAGGTTTAGTATCGAAAGTAATCATCAAAGAATGGCATGACGAATTAATGTAA
- a CDS encoding amidohydrolase — translation MKNLQILFLLFFGLFSAQKKADLIVYNAKIYTVNQNFDIAEAMAISKGKIVAVGGKEILKNYTATQKIDAQQKPIYPGFIDAHCHFTGYATDRWKSDLVGTKSWEEIVEKIKKYSETAPKFWLYGRGWDQNDWAVKEYPTKEKLDELFPNRPVYLKRVDGHAAIANQKALDLAKITTETKVLGGDIEQKNGKLTGILVDNAMDLVEKMIPEIEDDLAIKYFGELQKECFAFGLTSLHDCGISEHTLSLLEKSQKQKVLKMNVFALLSDNPDYYEKWTKKGRYTNGKITVGGFKVYADGALGSRGACLLSDYHDKPKWRGFLLSEKSHFENLSKKLIKSNLQMCTHAIGDSANREILKIYGDVLKGKNDKRWRIEHAQIVNPADFQYFGKYNIVPSVQPTHATSDMYWAEERLGSERIKTAYAYQDLLKQNGWVALGTDFPVEDINPFKTFLAAVARKDAQNYPENGFQKENALTREQTLRGMTIWAAKSVFQEKERGSLEVGKNADFIVLDRDLMRIDEKFILNVNVVSTFIDGKKVFDNGLLEVPEPIRNPNN, via the coding sequence ATGAAAAATCTACAAATACTCTTTTTACTATTCTTCGGATTGTTTTCCGCGCAAAAAAAAGCAGATTTAATTGTTTACAATGCTAAAATTTATACGGTAAATCAAAATTTTGATATCGCAGAAGCAATGGCGATTTCCAAAGGAAAAATTGTAGCTGTTGGAGGAAAAGAAATTCTAAAAAATTATACTGCAACTCAAAAAATTGATGCTCAACAAAAGCCTATTTATCCTGGTTTTATAGATGCGCATTGCCATTTTACAGGTTATGCAACAGATCGTTGGAAAAGTGATTTGGTTGGCACTAAATCTTGGGAAGAAATTGTAGAAAAAATCAAAAAATACAGCGAAACAGCTCCTAAATTTTGGTTGTATGGAAGAGGTTGGGATCAGAATGATTGGGCGGTAAAAGAATATCCAACCAAAGAAAAATTAGATGAATTGTTTCCTAATCGTCCGGTTTATCTAAAAAGAGTGGATGGTCACGCTGCCATTGCCAATCAAAAAGCTTTGGATTTGGCCAAAATTACAACCGAAACTAAAGTTTTAGGAGGAGATATTGAACAGAAAAACGGAAAATTGACTGGAATTTTAGTTGATAATGCCATGGATTTGGTAGAAAAAATGATTCCAGAGATTGAAGATGATTTGGCCATCAAATATTTCGGGGAGTTGCAAAAAGAATGCTTTGCTTTCGGTTTAACTTCACTTCATGATTGCGGGATTTCTGAACATACTTTGTCACTTTTAGAAAAATCTCAGAAGCAAAAAGTGTTGAAAATGAATGTTTTTGCACTTTTAAGTGATAATCCTGATTATTACGAAAAATGGACTAAAAAAGGTCGATACACGAACGGAAAAATCACTGTTGGCGGTTTTAAAGTTTATGCAGACGGCGCTTTGGGAAGTAGAGGTGCGTGTTTGTTAAGTGATTATCATGATAAACCAAAATGGAGAGGTTTTCTATTGAGCGAAAAATCTCATTTTGAAAATTTATCTAAAAAATTGATTAAGAGTAATTTACAGATGTGTACTCATGCCATCGGTGATTCTGCCAACCGAGAAATTCTAAAAATTTATGGTGATGTTCTAAAAGGTAAAAACGATAAAAGATGGAGGATTGAACATGCTCAAATTGTAAACCCTGCTGATTTTCAATATTTTGGAAAATATAATATTGTTCCATCTGTTCAGCCAACTCACGCCACTTCTGACATGTATTGGGCGGAAGAAAGATTGGGAAGTGAACGCATCAAAACGGCGTATGCTTATCAAGATTTGTTGAAACAAAACGGTTGGGTTGCATTGGGAACAGATTTTCCTGTGGAAGATATCAATCCTTTTAAAACGTTTTTGGCTGCAGTAGCAAGAAAAGATGCGCAGAATTATCCTGAAAATGGTTTCCAAAAAGAAAATGCTTTAACCAGAGAACAAACATTACGTGGAATGACCATTTGGGCGGCAAAATCTGTATTTCAGGAAAAAGAAAGAGGAAGTTTAGAAGTGGGAAAAAATGCGGATTTTATAGTTTTAGATAGAGATTTAATGAGAATTGATGAAAAGTTTATACTTAATGTAAATGTTGTATCTACTTTTATTGATGGGAAGAAAGTTTTTGATAATGGTTTATTAGAAGTGCCAGAACCAATTAGAAATCCTAATAATTAG
- the polA gene encoding DNA polymerase I: MTNSDKRLFLIDAYAMIFRGYYALIRNPRLTSKGFDTSAIFGFTNSLIELIRREKPTHLAVVFDVGKENVRTADFTEYKANRSDTPEAIKNAVPYIHRILEAMHIPILGVEGYEADDVIGTIANKAEKENYTTFMVTPDKDFAQLVTDRIKIYKPGLKGGDVEILGVEEVKAKYEIEDPKQVIDFLAMMGDAVDNIPGLEGVGEKTAMKFLKEFGSIENLLANTSQLKGKLKEKVENSAERGILSKKLATIICDVPVEFHQEQYDLDIPDFEKVREIFDEIEFRRLYENLYRAFHHEQPAISNQQSANESDSKPVSQKAESGKQNALQLDLFADFEALEQSTSTTLNIETTDKIYQYIDTEKAQKILVKNLLAQKVVCFDTETTSLNEMETELIGMSFCYRKGLAYYIPISENQEEAKKTLEIFRPFFEKKEILKIAHNLKFDYKVLKHYGVEVEGAIFDTMIAHYLLNPDGRHGMDYLSEIYLNYKPVSIESLIGKKGKNQGTLRDVSLEEQTSYAAEDADVTFQLYEIFAPQLKKEGVEDLFYHIEMPLMRVLAKMEFAGISLDENWLIQESKDLENDLKNLETKIFELCGEEFNMNSPKQLGEILFEKLKLDPKAKKTKTGQYATSEDILQKLASKHEIIQYILEYRTYQKLKSTYVDALPNQIDKDTKRVHTNFSQTTAATGRLASLNPNLQNIPIRTLRGQQIRGAFVADEGNKLISADYSQIELRLIAEISGEENMIKAFQNGEDIHASTAAKLFKIPIEEVTKTQRSQAKTVNFGIIYGQGAFALAEQTGLSRTEAKQLIDSYYETYPKLKEFMAEQVAKARKLGYVETILGRKRHLQDINSNNFVVKGHAERNAVNAPIQGSAADIIKLAMIKIQEVLEQEHLKTKMLLQVHDELVFEAPENEVEIAKKLIKENMENAYKTEVPLLVEVGVGENWLEAH; the protein is encoded by the coding sequence ATGACAAATTCTGACAAAAGACTTTTTCTCATCGATGCTTATGCGATGATTTTTCGCGGTTATTACGCTCTGATTAGAAATCCTAGATTAACTTCTAAAGGTTTTGATACGTCTGCTATTTTTGGATTTACCAATTCATTAATTGAGCTGATTAGAAGAGAAAAACCTACGCATTTGGCTGTGGTTTTTGATGTAGGAAAAGAAAATGTGAGAACCGCTGATTTTACAGAATACAAAGCGAACAGAAGTGACACTCCAGAAGCGATTAAAAACGCAGTTCCCTATATTCACAGGATTTTAGAAGCCATGCATATTCCGATTTTGGGAGTAGAAGGTTATGAAGCAGATGATGTGATAGGAACCATTGCCAATAAAGCCGAAAAAGAAAATTATACCACGTTTATGGTAACGCCAGATAAGGATTTTGCGCAGTTGGTTACCGACAGAATTAAAATCTACAAACCGGGTTTAAAAGGCGGCGATGTAGAAATTTTAGGCGTGGAAGAAGTAAAAGCCAAATACGAAATTGAAGACCCAAAACAAGTCATCGATTTTCTGGCAATGATGGGAGATGCTGTGGATAATATTCCAGGATTGGAAGGAGTGGGCGAAAAAACTGCTATGAAATTTTTGAAAGAATTTGGCAGTATAGAAAATCTTTTGGCAAACACTTCTCAACTGAAAGGAAAACTGAAAGAAAAAGTAGAAAACTCTGCAGAAAGAGGGATTTTGTCAAAAAAATTGGCAACGATTATTTGTGATGTTCCCGTTGAATTTCACCAAGAGCAATACGATTTAGATATTCCAGATTTCGAAAAAGTTCGTGAGATTTTTGACGAGATAGAATTTAGAAGGTTGTATGAAAATCTGTACAGAGCGTTTCATCATGAGCAACCAGCAATCAGCAATCAGCAATCAGCGAATGAAAGTGATTCAAAACCAGTCTCGCAGAAAGCGGAAAGCGGAAAGCAGAATGCTCTACAATTAGACCTTTTCGCAGATTTCGAAGCGCTAGAACAATCTACTTCTACTACGCTCAATATCGAAACTACGGATAAAATTTATCAATACATTGATACCGAAAAAGCTCAGAAAATTTTAGTCAAAAATCTTTTGGCACAAAAAGTAGTTTGTTTTGATACAGAAACCACTTCGCTTAATGAAATGGAAACTGAACTCATCGGGATGAGTTTCTGTTACAGAAAAGGACTGGCTTATTACATTCCGATTTCTGAAAACCAAGAAGAAGCGAAGAAAACGTTAGAAATTTTCCGTCCGTTTTTTGAGAAAAAAGAAATTTTAAAAATAGCTCATAATCTTAAATTTGATTATAAAGTTCTGAAACATTACGGTGTGGAAGTAGAAGGAGCGATTTTTGACACGATGATTGCTCATTATCTTCTAAATCCAGATGGAAGACACGGAATGGATTATCTTTCAGAGATTTACCTCAATTATAAGCCTGTTTCTATAGAAAGTTTGATTGGCAAAAAAGGCAAGAACCAAGGAACATTGCGTGATGTTTCACTCGAAGAACAAACGAGTTACGCTGCGGAAGATGCAGATGTAACGTTTCAATTGTACGAAATTTTTGCTCCTCAACTGAAAAAAGAAGGAGTAGAAGATTTGTTTTATCATATAGAAATGCCATTAATGCGCGTTTTAGCCAAAATGGAATTTGCAGGAATTTCGTTAGACGAAAATTGGTTGATTCAAGAAAGCAAGGATTTAGAAAACGACTTGAAAAACCTTGAAACCAAAATTTTTGAACTCTGTGGCGAAGAATTTAACATGAATTCTCCGAAACAACTCGGCGAAATTTTATTTGAAAAATTAAAACTAGATCCAAAAGCGAAAAAAACCAAAACTGGTCAATACGCTACTTCGGAAGATATTTTGCAGAAATTGGCTTCTAAACATGAGATTATACAATACATTTTAGAATACAGAACCTACCAAAAACTGAAATCAACGTATGTAGATGCATTGCCGAATCAGATTGACAAAGACACGAAAAGAGTTCATACCAATTTCTCGCAAACTACTGCTGCTACAGGAAGATTGGCTTCTCTGAACCCGAATTTACAGAACATTCCGATTAGAACTTTGCGTGGTCAACAAATTCGTGGAGCTTTCGTGGCAGATGAAGGAAACAAACTTATTTCTGCCGATTATTCTCAGATAGAATTGCGCTTGATTGCAGAAATTTCTGGCGAAGAAAATATGATAAAAGCCTTCCAAAATGGCGAAGATATTCACGCTTCTACTGCGGCAAAATTATTTAAAATCCCAATCGAAGAAGTGACCAAAACACAGCGTTCACAAGCCAAAACCGTGAATTTTGGAATTATTTATGGTCAAGGTGCGTTTGCTTTGGCAGAGCAAACTGGACTTTCACGAACGGAAGCGAAACAACTCATCGATTCTTATTACGAAACCTATCCGAAATTGAAAGAATTTATGGCAGAACAGGTTGCGAAAGCCAGAAAATTAGGATATGTAGAAACGATTTTGGGCAGAAAACGTCATTTGCAAGACATCAATTCTAATAATTTTGTGGTAAAAGGTCACGCCGAAAGAAATGCTGTAAATGCTCCGATTCAAGGTTCTGCTGCAGACATTATCAAATTAGCGATGATTAAAATTCAGGAAGTTCTGGAACAGGAACATCTGAAAACCAAAATGCTTTTACAAGTGCATGACGAATTGGTGTTTGAAGCACCAGAAAACGAAGTAGAAATCGCCAAAAAACTGATTAAAGAAAATATGGAAAACGCCTACAAAACTGAAGTTCCTTTATTGGTGGAAGTTGGCGTGGGTGAAAATTGGTTGGAAGCGCATTAG
- a CDS encoding AbiH family protein has protein sequence MAEKIVILGNGFDLRHFLPTKYNHLITILREIGNYNFSDSEVSFSDLFNESFKQKDEFFYNGILNCYDVQNIKFNSDKLKSIQDRLIKNSWFQYLKTVEDSKIETWIDFETEINRVLKIVSIYFESFNRGDFEKIIYGFLGDESKFYTSNYDSNNYFHNKLQHNILINFNLFKDEDGDRYSILDKNFILTIDNEIQYFKEKKFFDSIYNSLEEFIGIFNDYLIFIVNSFYKNFKEDIKENFIIKNKKFLFNSVTKIYSFNYTNSLQKLYNNNFTSYKIEFLHGKSIENWGNKLEELEIVLGVDEIENSLKDDKLFQFTKYFQKLHKNTDYLFLDNVIKQFEKPMTKDEHNYVFYFWGHSLDISDKDYINDVFKIIKLRENNKIIVFYHSISAKAELLKNLLAVIQDKNIIEDLMKTKRLQFLESTPENLFNELA, from the coding sequence ATGGCAGAGAAAATTGTAATTTTAGGAAATGGATTTGATCTGAGGCATTTTTTGCCAACAAAATATAATCACTTGATAACTATTTTGAGAGAAATAGGAAATTATAATTTTTCTGATTCTGAAGTTAGCTTTTCTGATTTATTTAATGAAAGTTTTAAACAAAAAGATGAGTTTTTTTATAATGGAATTTTAAATTGTTATGATGTTCAAAACATTAAATTTAATTCTGATAAATTAAAATCAATTCAAGATAGACTTATAAAAAATAGTTGGTTTCAATATTTAAAGACCGTTGAAGATTCTAAAATAGAAACATGGATAGATTTTGAAACTGAAATCAATAGAGTTTTAAAAATAGTTTCAATCTATTTTGAATCTTTTAATCGTGGCGATTTTGAAAAAATAATATATGGTTTTTTAGGTGATGAGAGTAAATTTTATACAAGTAATTATGATAGTAACAATTATTTTCACAATAAGTTACAACATAATATTCTTATAAATTTTAATTTATTTAAAGATGAAGATGGTGATAGGTATTCAATTCTAGATAAAAATTTTATATTAACCATCGATAATGAAATACAATATTTTAAGGAAAAAAAATTCTTTGACTCAATATACAATTCATTAGAAGAATTTATAGGAATTTTTAATGACTATTTAATTTTCATTGTTAATTCATTTTATAAAAATTTTAAAGAAGATATTAAAGAAAATTTCATTATAAAAAACAAAAAATTTTTGTTTAATAGTGTTACAAAAATATATTCCTTTAATTATACTAATTCTCTTCAAAAATTATATAATAATAATTTTACATCTTACAAAATCGAATTTTTACATGGAAAATCAATTGAAAATTGGGGTAATAAATTGGAAGAATTAGAAATAGTTTTAGGTGTAGATGAAATTGAAAATTCACTAAAAGATGATAAGCTTTTTCAATTTACAAAATATTTTCAAAAACTTCATAAAAATACAGATTATCTTTTTCTAGATAACGTTATTAAACAGTTTGAAAAACCAATGACAAAAGATGAACATAACTATGTATTTTACTTTTGGGGGCATTCTTTAGATATTTCAGATAAAGACTATATTAATGATGTTTTTAAGATTATAAAATTAAGAGAGAATAATAAAATAATTGTGTTTTATCATTCAATTTCTGCAAAAGCAGAATTGTTGAAAAATCTTTTAGCGGTAATTCAAGATAAAAACATCATTGAAGACTTAATGAAAACTAAAAGGTTGCAATTTCTTGAATCCACTCCAGAAAATTTATTTAATGAATTAGCATAA